In Musa acuminata AAA Group cultivar baxijiao chromosome BXJ2-3, Cavendish_Baxijiao_AAA, whole genome shotgun sequence, the following proteins share a genomic window:
- the LOC135606692 gene encoding uncharacterized protein LOC135606692 — MSAASASAVAAATSPINHTLRVTSVPPPSATPHLFAAQKSAFHGSSLLEHKRNCSSAGMKSNGAVGGRRGLVVRAKTAGASKNIEVDVDKPLGLTLGQKPGGGVVITAVDSGGNAAKAGLKAGDQVLYTSSFFGDELWPADKLGFTKTAIQAKPDSVYFVVSRGADVDVKRLTKRPAPPRFGRTLTESQKARATHICLDCGFIYFLPKPFDEQPDNYICPQCNAPKKRFVRYDVETGKPIGGGLPPIGVLVGLAVGVAAVGALLVYGLQ; from the exons ATGTCAGCAGCTTCTGCCTCAGCTGTTGCTGCTGCTACCTCCCCAATCAACCACACTCTCAGAGTCACATCGGTTCCACCTCCCTCCGCCACTCCACACCTCTTCGCTGCACAG AAATCTGCTTTCCATGGCTCCTCGTTGTTGGAGCATAAGCGCAACTGCTCCTCGGCCGGGATGAAGAGTAACGGGGCTGTTGGAGGCAGACGAGGGCTTGTGGTTAGGGCAAAAACAGCGGGGGCATCCAAGAACATAGAGGTAGACGTCGACAAGCCCTTGGGGCTCACCTTGGGCCAGAAACCAGGCGGTGGAGTCGTCATTACT GCGGTGGATTCTGGTGGAAATGCAGCAAAAGCAGGACTAAAAGCCGGCGATCAAGTCTTGTACACAAGCAGCTTTTTCGGCGATGAACTGTGGCCTGCTGACAAACTGGGATTTACTAAAACCGCAATCCAAGCAAAGCCAGACTCTGTTTATTTTGTAGTAAGCAG GGGCGCAGACGTAGACGTAAAACGATTAACTAAGAGGCCAGCTCCTCCTCGCTTTGGTCGAACCTTGACAGAATCACAAAAG GCTAGAGCGACTCACATATGCCTTGACTGTGGCTTTATATACTTTCTACCGAAGCCTTTCGACGAGCAG CCTGATAACTACATTTGCCCGCAATGCAATGCACCGAAGAAGCGGTTCGTGCGGTACGATGTGGAGACCGGAAAACCTATCGGCGGCGGTCTGCCACCCATTGGGGTGCTTGTTGGCCTAGCTGTTGGGGTCGCTGCAGTTGGCGCGCTGCTGGTCTATGGTCTTCAGTGA